Proteins encoded together in one Drosophila albomicans strain 15112-1751.03 chromosome 2R, ASM965048v2, whole genome shotgun sequence window:
- the LOC117573378 gene encoding uncharacterized protein LOC117573378 isoform X15: MAFSTQKEFFHVPFMNESIDFECTDVCVKLKSYPSTNDDRSWSADEEKKSRFVSDLVSCNTPIFWRRGPEGGEPYDRPGGGPGGRGAGGPGGRGGPDDGYYDGRTGKPGQDGGRGGGRGKQGGRGGDGQDRGGGRPGRGRGQGPADGYGGRGQDQYGRGGPDQGRGPGVDGRSGKGRGQGQGPGGYGGTGQDQGGRGPGQGEGSGGYGGSGQDQRGRAPGQGPGGYGGPGQDYGGRGPGQGQGPGGYGGSGQDQGGRGPGQGAGGPGQGPGGYGGPGQDQGGRGPGQGPASGYGSPGQDQGGRGQGQGPGGYGAPGQDQGGRGQGQGTGGPGQGPGGYGGRGQDQGGRGPGQGPASGYGSPGQDQGGRGQGQGPGGYGGPGQDQGGRGPGQGPASGYGSPGQDQGRRGQGQGPGGYGVSGQDQGGRGPGQGQGPGGYGGPGQDQGGRGPGQGIDGGRPDQGQGPGGYGVSGQDQGGRGPGQAQGPGGGPGQGQGPGSRGSYSGSGQDRDGRGPGQGQGPGGYGGPGQDQGGRGPGQGQGPGGYGGPGQDQGGRGPGQGQGPGGYGGPGQDQGGRGPGQGRDGGRPDQGQGPGGYGVSGQDQGGRGPGQAQGPGGGPGQGQGPGSRGSYGGPGQDRDGRGPGQGQGPGGPGQDQGGRGPGQGQGPGGYGGPGQDQGGRGPGQGQGPGGYGGPGQDQGGRGPGQGQGPGGYGGPGQDQGGRGPGQGRDGGRPDQGQGPGGYGVSGQDQGGRGPGQAQGPGGGPGQGQGPGSRGSYGGPGQDRDGRGPGQGQGPGGYGGPGQDQGGRGPGQGRDGGGPGQGQGPGGGPGQDQGGRGLGQVQGPGGGPGQGQGPGSRGSYGGPGHDGDKRGQGQGQGQGGYGGPGQDQGVRGPGQGQGPGGYGGPGQDQGGRGPGQGRDGGGPGQGQGPGGYGSPGQDRGGRGPAQGTDIGGSGQGQGTGPYGGVDQGGRGPGQGRDGVGQGQGPGGFRSPGQEQGGSRQGGPGQEQERRGSRIGADKGPGQADQGGRGSGQGRDGGPGVRPGQGGPGPVQGQRGSRAQDGQAPGRAQGPGAYGAQGLDQGGRGYDQGRDGGAPGHGHGPTGFSGGPGQGQDPGGYGAGQGGGPGGYGGGPGKQGGGPGGYGGGPGKQGGGPGGYGGGPGGPGDPRGSLGISDGNPLVGDALINAADETIDNMKDVMAKNNLLPKEIIDELDRSTPPRVENAEIKRIMNQRYDPDKSRELRDKIAELEGSGKISPNDANGLYNLQRSIDDMNTAHEILEVENANLRRLIEKQSRRVSMETIKVDPERSNDVNYLQNKIDGMSKELLVLRQFEEDVMASGGPGSPGGTGRQQPPDLDVETIQQMLSERGGLRNKINTLGYLDKVGPLKKKKGDANYAAGDLARNLEEQNQYIHDMECDIEEMQKYYETEVEQSKYNEELLKCTCNELQQQVIALQPAAQRCKCMQLEIDVLRNELRKRDLALNSYDCQYQQLMNVICELNQKYGNQRGDCPTFEVAECPNVGDDLAFYTGATLEHIRNELDKQVDCFKQMNQNKYSGGQDINNLQDCMDELERLRKLLGEKDGQLGVLIEDNECMCEAALESNKRLNQLDQKVRDLDRDTRYMEDGMRESIGLIQEIGDVARENERLKDRVNNMKTSELQDLTDDLKRQLEDCMKNKQMCEEINKNFKDALRELGADPDNIEKEAKEKIEQQWKAEEEAKRAAEAQAKADEEAKAERMREQARELAEQKAAEDTGKPGEEPSEERQAEGRDALTETPGAKPTGPEVEKITKAEPEQAEAVLREVPKATDRAPSQPGIKSAEAEKAAAKPSDKPVEKPADASADKVADKLVDKPADKSADRPADKPADKAADKPADKAADKPADKAADKPADKSADKQAEKAADKKDVDKPAEKAADKPKDAGKPEPTSAGAAAGQTPAAKAAEKAPAQPITSDPSAAKAGGEKPTAEAVGAKSGAPAADKSGAPAADKAGAATAGQPTEKAVTPPAAAAGAAKQETTGQPTKPAEKSPGQPVTAAGGTKPGEAASDAPPVSAAKKPAAAEQAKAVEKPGVQPTATAAVEKPAAAGQGAKAAEKTGGQPAQAAVAEKPAAAGQPAEKAATQPTGAAGGAKQGPTGAAAKPAEKTPGQPTTATGGPKPGATTGDKTSAPGEKARASGQPGAKPAGAAAGAAGERKGLAAKPGLQGPGKERHGDEGISGAAGGKAAKAPKGKGDDYGRRGKKGSKHMDDTTEEQFDEFVRNTVKTLSAGEIDGVGLERELRKILDMFIDECGFCFCKCNIPKSRFYAICHRLYHHGLHTLDFKDLAYMHKRIFAAAENILPGALFNIIMKDIIAGNSQSLAPLCAPKETPVAEQQCCSCKSSLCCDDTEEKLMIKVMRLENDIENAKMCLKNLKSIPSNISIEAFRMEGGDSPVKDRVLRSSRGGNSIIMYKHIKQARNVKKSVVANN, translated from the exons ATGGCTTTCTCCACCCAAAAAGAGTTCTTTCATGTGCCATTTATGAATGAGTCTATCGACTTTGAATGCACAGACGTATGCGTGAAGTTAAAGAGTTATCCATCGACAAACGATGATCGATCCTGGTCGGCTGATGAAGAGAAGAAATCACGATTTGTCTCGGACTTAGTGTCCTGCAATACACCCATTTTTTGGCGCCGGGGCCCTGAAGGAGGAGAACCTTACGACAGACCTGGAGGCGGTCCAGGCGGCAGAGGCGCTGGTGGACCTGGAGGCAGAGGGGGACCTGACGATGGCTATTATGACGGTAGGACGGGTAAGCCTGGTCAGGATGGCGGTAGGGGTGGAGGAAGGGGAAAGCAAGGCGGTAGAGGCGGGGATGGCCAGGATAGAGGTGGGGGAAGGCCAGGTCGGGGTAGAGGTCAAGGCCCAGCTGATGGCTACGGAGGTCGAGGACAGGATCAATACGGACGCGGAGGACCTGATCAGGGCAGAGGCCCTGGTGTAGATGGGCGGTCAGGGAAAGGACGAGGGCAAGGACAAGGTCCGGGGGGCTATGGGGGAACTGGGCAAGATCAAGGCGGACGTGGACCTGGTCAAGGAGAGGGATCCGGGGGTTATGGAGGCTCCGGCCAGGATCAACGTGGTCGGGCACCAGGACAAGGTCCAGGTGGTTATGGAGGCCCTGGTCAGGATTATGGTGGACGCGGGCCAGGTCAGGGACAAGGACCCGGGGGCTATGGAGGCTCTGGCCAGGATCAGGGTGGACGGGGACCAGGACAGGGAGCAGGAGGTCCTGGCCAGGGACCAGGTGGGTATGGAGGGCCTGGCCAGGATCAGGGTGGACGTGGACCAGGTCAGGGTCCAGCTTCTGGTTATGGGAGTCCTGGTCAAGATCAGGGCGGGCGAGGTCAAGGCCAGGGACCAGGTGGTTATGGAGCTCCTGGCCAGGATCAGGGTGGACGGGGACAAGGACAGGGAACAGGAGGTCCTGGCCAGGGACCAGGTGGGTATGGAGGGCGTGGCCAGGATCAGGGTGGACGTGGACCAGGTCAGGGACCAGCTTCTGGTTATGGGAGTCCTGGTCAAGATCAGGGTGGGCGAGGTCAAGGCCAGGGACCAG GTGGGTATGGAGGGCCTGGCCAGGATCAGGGTGGACGTGGACCAGGTCAGGGACCAGCTTCTGGTTATGGGAGTCCTGGTCAAGATCAGGGTAGGCGAGGTCAAGGCCAGGGACCAGGTGGATATGGAGTCTCTGGCCAGGATCAAGGTGGACGAGGACCAGGTCAAGGACAGGGACCTGGTGGTTATGGTGGTCCTGGCCAAGATCAAGGTGGACGAGGACCAGGTCAGGGTATAGACGGTGGACGACCCGATCAGGGGCAGGGACCCGGTGGTTATGGAGTTTCGGGACAAGATCAGGGTGGACGTGGGCCGGGTCAAGCCCAGGGACCAGGAGGAGGTCCTGGTCAGGGACAAGGCCCTGGCAGTCGTGGTAGTTATAGTGGTTCAGGCCAAGATCGGGATGGGCGTGGACCAGGTCAAGGACAGGGACCTGGTGGTTATGGTGGTCCTGGCCAAGATCAAGGTGGACGAGGACCAGGTCAAGGACAGGGACCTGGCGGTTATGGTGGTCCTGGCCAAGATCAGGGTGGACGAGGACCAG GTCAAGGACAGGGACCTGGTGGTTATGGTGGTCCTGGCCAAGATCAAGGTGGACGAGGACCAG GTCAGGGTAGAGACGGTGGACGACCCGATCAGGGGCAGGGACCCGGTGGTTATGGAGTTTCGGGACAAGATCAGGGTGGACGTGGGCCGGGTCAAGCCCAGGGACCAGGAGGAGGTCCTGGTCAGGGACAAGGCCCTGGCAGTCGTGGTAGCTACGGCGGTCCAGGTCAGGATCGGGATGGGCGTGGACCAGGTCAAGGACAGGGACCTGGTGGTCCTGGCCAAGATCAGGGTGGACGAGGACCAGGTCAAGGACAGGGACCTGGTGGTTATGGTGGTCCTGGCCAAGATCAGGGTGGACGAGGACCAGGTCAAGGACAGGGACCTGGGGGTTATGGTGGTCCTGGCCAAGATCAAGGTGGACGAGGACCGGGTCAAGGACAGGGACCTGGTGGTTATGGTGGTCCTGGCCAAGATCAAGGTGGACGAGGACCAGGTCAGGGTAGAGACGGTGGACGACCCGATCAGGGGCAGGGGCCCGGTGGTTATGGAGTTTCTGGTCAGGATCAGGGTGGACGTGGGCCGGGACAAGCCCAGGGACCAGGAGGAGGTCCTGGTCAGGGACAAGGCCCTGGCAGTCGTGGTAGTTACGGCGGTCCAGGTCAGGATCGGGATGGGCGTGGACCAGGTCAAGGACAGGGACCTGGTGGTTATGGTGGTCCTGGCCAAGATCAAGGTGGACGAGGACCAGGTCAGGGTAGAGACGGTGGAGGACCCGGTCAGGGACAGGGGCCTGGGGGAGGACCGGGTCAGGATCAGGGTGGGCGGGGACTGGGTCAAGTCCAGGGACCAGGTGGAGGTCCTGGACAGGGACAAGGACCTGGAAGTCGTGGTAGCTATGGTGGGCCAGGCCATGATGGAGATAAGCGAGGCCAAGGTCAGGGTCAGGGCCAAGGTGGCTATGGAGGTCCCGGACAGGATCAAGGTGTACGAGGACCAGGTCAAGGACAGGGACCTGGTGGTTATGGTGGTCCTGGCCAAGATCAGGGTGGACGAGGACCAGGTCAGGGTAGAGATGGTGGGGGCCCCGGACAGGGACAAGGGCCAGGCGGCTATGGAAGTCCAGGTCAGGATCGCGGCGGGCGTGGTCCAGCTCAAGGAACAGACATTGGAGGATCGGGTCAGGGGCAAGGAACAGGGCCATACGGTGGGGTAGACCAGGGTGGACGTGGGCCGGGACAAGGGCGAGATGGAGTAGGTCAAGGCCAGGGTCCAGGGGGCTTTAGAAGTCCCGGCCAAGAGCAGGGTGGAAGTAGACAAGGCGGTCCAGGACAAGAACAGGAGCGACGTGGGTCACGTATTGGAGCTGATAAGGGACCAGGACAGGCAGATCAGGGCGGCCGTGGGTCAGGTCAAGGACGAGACGGTGGACCAGGTGTAAGACCGGGCCAAGGTGGTCCCGGTCCAGTGCAGGGGCAACGTGGATCTCGTGCACAAGACGGACAAGCACCAGGTCGGGCACAGGGCCCGGGTGCTTACGGAGCACAGGGTTTGGACCAAGGCGGACGAGGTTACGACCAAGGCCGAGATGGTGGAGCTCCAGGGCATGGTCATGGACCGACTGGATTTTCTGGAGGTCCAGGTCAAGGACAAGATCCAGGGGGTTATGGAGCCGGCCAGGGAGGAGGACCTGGAGGATATGGTGGTGGCCCAGGAAAACAAGGTGGTGGTCCAGGAGGTTATGGTGGTGGCCCAGGAAAGCAAGGGGGTGGTCCTGGAGGTTATGGTGGTGGCCCGGGTGGCCCTGGTGATCCTCGAGGAAGTCTTGGCATCTCTGATGGAAATCCGTTGGTCGGTGATGCTTTAATCAATGCTGCTGACGAAACAATTGACAATATGAAGGACGTAATGgctaaaaacaatttactaCCAAAAGAAATTATCGATGAACTGGATAGATCAACACCACCCAGGGTAGAAAATGCCGAGATAAAGCGAATTATGAATCAACGTTACGATCCGGACAAAAGCAGGGAACTTAGAGATAAGATCGCCGAACTTGAAGGCTCTGGGAAGATCAGTCCCAATGATGCAAATGGACTTTACAATCTGCAGAGATCTATTGATGATATGAACACAGCTCATGAAATTCTAGAAGTGGAAAATGCAAATCTGCGACGTCTCATTGAGAAGCAGTCCAGGCGCGTATCAATGGAGACCATTAAAGTCGATCCTGAGAGAAGCAATGACGTTAACtacttgcaaaataaaatcgatGGCATGAGTAAAGAACTTTTGGTGCTGCGACAATTTGAAGAAGATGTTATGGCATCTGGCGGGCCTGGTAGTCCTGGCGGCACTGGCAGGCAACAACCACCTGATTTGGACGTCGAAACTATTCAACAAATGTTATCGGAGCGAGGCGGATTACGCAACAAGATTAACACGCTAGGTTATCTTGATAAGGTTGGTCcattgaagaagaaaaaggGTGATGCCAATTATGCCGCTGGAGACCTAGCACGAAATCTTGAAGaacaaaatcaatatattCATGATATGGAATGCGACATTGaagaaatgcaaaagtattACGAAACCGAAGTGGAACAGTCCAAATATAATGAGGAATTGCTTAAG TGCACCTGTAATGAGCTACAACAGCAAGTGATTGCTCTCCAACCTGCGGCTCAGCGTTGTAAGTGCATGCAATTAGAGATCGACGTGCTCCGCAATGAACTCCGTAAACGAGATCTTGCTTTGAATTCTTACGATTGCCAGTACCAACAGTTAATg AACGTCATCTGTGAGTTAAACCAAAAGTATGGAAATCAGCGAGGCGATTGTCCAACATTTGAAGTAGCTGAGTGTCCTAATGTGGGTGATGATCTAGCTTTCTATACAGGCGCCACGTTGGAGCACATTCGGAATGAATTGGATAAACAGGTCGACTGCTTCAAGCAAATGAATCAGAATAAATATTCGGGTGGCCAAGATATCAACAATTTACAAGACTGCATGGACGAATTAGAACGCCTTAGGAAGTTATTGGGAGAAAAGGATGGCCAGTTGGGTGTATTAATTGAGGACAACGAGTGCATGTGCGAGGCTGCACTCGAGAGTAATAAGCGTCTGAACCAATTGGATCAAAAGGTTCGTGATTTGGATAGGGACACACGGTATATGGAAGATGGGATGCGCGAGAGCATAGGTCTAATACAGGAAATTGGAGATGTTGCTAGAGAGAATGAAAGGCTTAAGGATAGAGTTAACAATATGAAAACTTCAGAGCTTCAAGATTTAACTGACGATCTGAAGAGGCAATTGGAAGACTGCATGAAGAACAAGCAGATGTGTGAAGAAATTAACAAGAATTTTAAGGACGCATTAAGGGAACTCGGTGCTGATCCcgataatattgaaaaagaaGCTAAAGAAAAAATAGAGCAGCAATGGAAGgccgaagaagaagcaaagcGAGCGGCTGAAGCTCAAGCTAAGGCAGATGAAGAGGCCAAGGCTGAAAGAATGCGCGAACAAGCAAGAGAGCTAGCTGAACAAAAAGCAGCTGAAGATACAGGTAAACCAGGGGAAGAACCAAGTGAAGAACGTCAAGCAGAAGGTCGAGATGCATTAACGGAGACACCCGGTGCTAAGCCGACTGGGCCAGAAGTTGAAAAGATTACAAAAGCTGAACCCGAACAAGCAGAAGCTGTGCTAAGAGAAGTACCTAAGGCTACAGATCGTGCACCAAGTCAACCAGGAATCAAATCAGCTGAAGCTGAGAAAGCCGCAGCAAAGCCCAGCGATAAACCCGTAGAAAAACCAGCTGATGCGTCAGCTGACAAGGTAGCCGATAAACTAGTTGACAAACCAGCTGATAAGTCAGCTGATAGGCCAGCTGATAAACCAGCTGACAAGGCAGCTGATAAACCAGCTGACAAGGCAGCTGATAAGCCAGCTGACAAGGCAGCTGATAAGCCAGCTGACAAATCAGCTGACAAACAAGCTGAGAAAGCAGCTGACAAAAAGGATGTTGACAAACCAGCTGAGAAAGCAGCTGATAAACCAAAGGATGCAGGAAAACCTGAACCGACGTCAGCCGGAGCAGCAGCGGGACAAACACCTGCTGCTAAGGCTGCTGAAAAAGCACCTGCACAACCGATAACTTCTGACCCATCGGCTGCTAAAGCTGGTGGTGAGAAACCAACTGCCGAAGCTGTGGGAGCTAAATCGGGAGCGCCTGCTGCGGATAAGTCCGGAGCACCGGCAGCTGATAAAGCAGGGGCAGCGACAGCGGGTCAACCTACTGAGAAAGCAGTCACAcctcctgctgctgcagccggAGCTGCGAAGCAGGAAACAACTGGACAACCTACTAAGCCAGCAGAAAAATCACCTGGACAGCCGGTTACAGCTGCTGGTGGGACCAAGCCGGGAGAAGCAGCATCTGATGCACCACCAGTATCCGCGGCGAAAAAACCTGCAGCAGCTGAACAAGCTAAGGCAGTTGAAAAACCAGGTGTCCAGCCTACCGCGACAGCAGCCGTTGAAAAGCCCGCAGCAGCAGGTCAAGGTGCCAAGGCGGCTGAAAAAACTGGAGGACAGCCTGCCCAGGCAGCAGTCGCTGAGAAGCCTGCAGCTGCGGGACAACCTGCTGAGAAAGCAGCAACTCAACCTACTGGAGCAGCCGGTGGTGCTAAACAGGGACCAACTGGTGCGGCTGCTAAGCCAGCAGAAAAAACTCCTGGGCAACCAACTACAGCTACAGGAGGGCCTAAACCGGGTGCAACAACAGGCGATAAAACTTCAGCACCAGGAGAAAAGGCCAGAGCGTCCGGACAGCCGGGCGCCAAgccagctggagcagcagctggtgcTGCAGGGGAAAGAAAAGGCTTGGCGGCAAAGCCAGGCTTACAAGGCCCTGGAAAGGAGAGACATGGGGATGAGGGAATTAGCGGAGCTGCTGGAGGCAAAGCTGCGAAAGCTCCCAAAGGTAAAGGTGATGATTACGGGCGTCGCGGAAAGAAGGGTTCCAAGCATATGGACGATACCACCGAGGAGCAGTTCGATGAGTTTGTAAGAAATACCGTGAAAACTCTATCGGCTGGCGAAATCGATGGTGTTGGCTTGGAAAGAGAATTGCGAAAAATACTGGACATGTTTATCGACGAGTGTGGTTTCTGCTTTTGCAAATGTAACATTCCCAAAAGCCGATTCTATGCCATTTGTCATCGACTATATCACCATGGTCTACACACTTTGGACTTTAAGGATCTGGCCTACATGCATAAGCGAATTTTTGCCGCAGCAGAGAACATACTTCCTGGCGCTCTCTTTAATATCATAATGAAAGACATTATCGCCGGCAATTCACAGAGCCTGGCTCCGCTGTGCGCTCCTAAAGAAACTCCTGTGGCGGAACAACAATGCTGCTCATGCAAAAGTTCTCTTTGTTGCGATGATACTGAAGAAAAACTCATGATTAAAG TAATGCGACTTGAGAATGATATTGAGAATGCCAAAATGTgcttaaagaatttaaaaagcaTACCATCGAATATTTCCATTGAAGCATTTCGTATGGAAGGGGGCGATAGTCCAGTAAA